GATTCGCAGCCCAACGATGAATCTCTCGGTAATCATCTTGTGTCAATTCCTCATTTTGTAATTGGTAGCTGTGAAGATAGTTGGTTAAGGCATCCTCAACATACCAATCAGCTTTATCCAATAAACGATTTTCAACTGCCATCCTATATTTCTCTCAATGAAACTGTCCTAAATTGGAAAACTATAACTCCACCTCTTCCAAGTCCTTAACCACATGGACCTTTTCAAAGACAGCGCTGGCATCGCGGCGCATTTGGCTAATGTCCTTAGCTAGAAAGCGAGCACTGATATGATTGAGCAGGAGACGCTTGGCACCGGCTTCCTTGGCTACTTCTGCAGCTTGCATATTGGTCGAATGGCCATGTTTACGAGCCATTTTCTCATCTCCCTTGCCATAGGTCGCTTCATGAACCAGCACATCTGCCGCCACAGCCAAGCGAACACTTGAATCGGTCTTTCTTGTGTCACCCAAAATAGTAATGGTCTTACCCGGTCGAGGGGCTGAGATATAATCAGCCGCGATGATTTTGGTCCCATCATCTAGGACGATATCCTGACCATTCTTGACCTTACCAAAGAGGGGACCAAAGGGAACACCCGCCTCGCGCAGCTTGTCCGCATCCAGCGTTCCTTCCAAATCTTTCTGCATGACCCGATAACCCACACAGAAAATCGTGTGGTCTAGCTTATCCGCATAAACAGTGAACTTGTCCGTTTCCAGAATCTTGCCCAGACTGTTTTCATCAAACTCATGAAAATCAATCCGATAAGGCAGACGGGAACCAGACACGCGCAGGCTTGTCATCACAAAATTCTTGATACCGACTGGGCCATAAATTTCCAAATCCGTTTGCTCTTCATTAGCCTGAAAGGAGCGACTGGATAAAAAGCCCGGCAAGCCAAAAATATGATCGCCATGCAGATGCGTGATGAAAATCTTGCTGATTTTGCGCGGTTTAATCGTTGTCTCCAAGATCTGGTGCTGGGTACCTTCACCGCAATCAAACATCCAGACCTCATTGATTTCCTCCAAAAGCTTGAGGACAAGACTGGACACATTGCGAGCCTTGGAGGGCTGACCGGCTCCGGTTCCTAAAAATTGTAATTGCATGTTATTCTTTCTAAATGATATAAATCATGGCAGAGCGATTCTGCGAGTGATAGTATTTTCTGCCAGCATAGGACTGGGCTAGCTGATTAACTTCATCTTGATTGTAGCCCAGAACTCTTTGGCTGCCATCCGCCAGCTGCTGCCAATCGGTCAAAGCAGTCAGCGCCTGACTTTCCACGACTTGAGACTCAGGTCTGAGAGGTGCCATTTTTATTCTCCCAGCTTCTTCGTAAACCAAGTACTGTGGAAAGACTTGGGCGATTTCGAAAAGCAAGTCAGCTGTTACCGGCTCTGGGTTTTCAGGGAAGACCAAGCCGATTTCCTCGCTCTCATAGCAAAATCCGTAGGACTTGCCAGAAAGATTGAGGCGGACAAAAGGCTTGCTTTCCACAAAGCTAGGCTCCGCATTCCATAAGTCCAGCGCTTGGCTAATTTCTAGAAAATAGGCTGTAGCGGCTTCTGGACTTTTCTTTTGATAAAGCTCAGCAAAGTACGCATTGATAACGCTGGGCGGCGGTGTGATAAAGCTACGCTTCTGCTCTTCTGTCAGATCAGCCAATACTTGCTCTAAGTAGACCCTGTCTAGGCTAGTAAAACCGCCGTATTTCAGGGCCAAATCTATATAATCAGTCATAAAATTCTTCCAGTTTCCATTTATTTTTCTCGGCAATCCAGCCTGAAATAGCTTCGACGTCGTCTATGTATTCTCGATGTCCGATAATTGCGACTTTCTCTAAATCATGAATCTTGTAGGCCTTAGCCGGCGCTACCTTGATGGTAAAAGGCAAAAAGAGCTCTTTCATCCGCTCCAGCAGGACTTGCTGCAAAAGAGTTCTGCTATTGTCCGCCTTAGCCGAAATCAAAGAATAAGGAGTCAGGGTCGGGGTGAAATCCTCTGCCTTATCCGCTTTGTTATAGAGAGTCAGCCGGGGAATATCCAGCATATCCAGCTCTTTCATGATGTCAAGGACAGTCTTTTCATGCTCCTCATGATGAGGGTCACTAGCATCAATAACATGGACCAGCAAATCGACATTTTTACTCTCTTCCAGTGTGGATTTAAAGCTAGATACCAGCTCTGTCGGCAAATCCTGAATGAAGCCAACTGTGTCTGTCAGAGTGACATTGAGCTGGCCACTGAGGTTGATGTTCTTAGTCGTGGCATCCAGCGTCGCAAAGAGTTCGTCCGCCTC
This genomic window from Streptococcus cristatus AS 1.3089 contains:
- the rnz gene encoding ribonuclease Z, whose amino-acid sequence is MQLQFLGTGAGQPSKARNVSSLVLKLLEEINEVWMFDCGEGTQHQILETTIKPRKISKIFITHLHGDHIFGLPGFLSSRSFQANEEQTDLEIYGPVGIKNFVMTSLRVSGSRLPYRIDFHEFDENSLGKILETDKFTVYADKLDHTIFCVGYRVMQKDLEGTLDADKLREAGVPFGPLFGKVKNGQDIVLDDGTKIIAADYISAPRPGKTITILGDTRKTDSSVRLAVAADVLVHEATYGKGDEKMARKHGHSTNMQAAEVAKEAGAKRLLLNHISARFLAKDISQMRRDASAVFEKVHVVKDLEEVEL